One Phocaeicola dorei genomic region harbors:
- a CDS encoding sodium-translocating pyrophosphatase: METYLFWIVPIASLLALALAWYFYKQMMLESEGTPTMEKIASYVRQGAMSYLKQQYKVVGLVFLGLVILFSIMAYGFNLQNPWVPIAFLTGGFFSGLSGFLGMKTATYASARTANAAQHSLNKGLRVAFRSGAVMGLVVVGLGLLDISFWYILLDYCIPSDTLNPSAKLCVITTTMLTFGMGASTQALFARVGGGIYTKAADVGADLVGKVEAGIPEDDPRNPATIADNVGDNVGDVAGMGADLYESYCGSILATAALGAAAFIGSDDTVMQFKAVIAPMLIAAVGILLSIIGIFAVRTKEDAGMKELLGSLATGTNLSSVLIVVATFLILWALGLENWVNISFAVVVGLIVGIVIGRSTEYYTSQSYKPTQRLAESGKTGPATVIISGIGLGMVSTTIPVLAVVVGIILSYWLASGFDFANISMGLYGIGIAAVGMLSTLGITLATDAYGPIADNAGGNAEMSGLGKEVRRRTDALDSLGNTTAATGKGFAIGSAALTGLALLASYVEEIRIGLTRLGQTILELPNGITVDVHNASFTDYMLYYDVTLMNPKVLSGMFLGSMMAFLFCGLTMNAVGRAAAHMVEEVRRQFREIKGILTGEAEPDYARCVQISTKGAQREMVFPSLLAIIAPVATGLVFGVPGVIGLLIGGLSSGFVLAIFMANAGGAWDNAKKYVEEGNFGGKGSEVHKATVTGDTVGDPFKDTSGPSLNILIKLMSMVAIVMAGLTVAWSLF, translated from the coding sequence ATGGAAACGTATCTCTTCTGGATTGTGCCCATTGCCTCCCTCTTGGCATTGGCACTCGCATGGTATTTCTACAAACAAATGATGCTTGAAAGCGAAGGAACTCCGACAATGGAAAAAATCGCTTCTTATGTGCGCCAGGGCGCCATGTCCTATCTGAAACAACAATACAAAGTGGTAGGGCTGGTATTTCTGGGATTAGTTATTCTATTTTCTATCATGGCATACGGCTTCAACTTACAAAATCCGTGGGTGCCCATTGCTTTTCTTACCGGCGGTTTCTTCTCGGGACTTTCCGGTTTTTTGGGAATGAAAACGGCCACCTATGCTTCAGCACGTACCGCCAATGCAGCCCAGCACTCTCTGAACAAAGGACTGCGCGTGGCTTTCCGTAGCGGAGCTGTTATGGGATTGGTCGTTGTCGGATTAGGTCTGCTCGATATTTCCTTCTGGTATATATTATTGGATTATTGTATTCCGTCAGATACCTTGAATCCTTCCGCCAAATTATGTGTCATCACCACTACCATGCTTACTTTTGGGATGGGAGCCAGCACGCAAGCGCTTTTCGCCCGTGTAGGAGGTGGAATCTATACCAAGGCAGCCGATGTGGGTGCTGACCTGGTAGGTAAAGTGGAAGCCGGAATTCCGGAAGATGATCCCCGTAATCCTGCCACCATTGCCGATAATGTGGGTGACAATGTAGGTGACGTAGCCGGAATGGGCGCCGACCTCTACGAGTCTTATTGCGGTTCTATCCTGGCTACCGCCGCTTTGGGCGCAGCTGCCTTCATTGGTTCGGATGATACTGTAATGCAATTTAAAGCGGTCATTGCGCCTATGCTGATTGCAGCTGTAGGTATTTTACTCTCCATCATCGGTATTTTCGCTGTCCGTACCAAAGAAGATGCAGGAATGAAAGAGCTACTCGGTTCATTAGCTACAGGAACCAACTTAAGTTCTGTGCTGATTGTTGTTGCCACTTTCCTTATCCTTTGGGCCTTGGGACTGGAAAACTGGGTAAACATCTCTTTTGCTGTGGTAGTGGGATTAATAGTAGGGATTGTTATCGGCCGCTCTACCGAATACTATACTTCTCAATCTTATAAACCTACACAACGATTGGCCGAAAGTGGAAAGACAGGTCCGGCCACTGTTATCATTTCCGGTATCGGACTAGGTATGGTTTCCACCACTATCCCGGTACTGGCAGTAGTAGTAGGCATCATCTTATCCTATTGGCTTGCTTCCGGATTTGATTTCGCCAATATTTCCATGGGGCTTTACGGTATTGGTATTGCTGCCGTAGGTATGCTCTCAACATTGGGAATTACCCTGGCTACCGATGCTTACGGACCAATTGCAGACAATGCCGGCGGTAATGCCGAAATGAGCGGATTAGGTAAAGAAGTACGCAGGCGCACTGACGCACTCGACTCGTTGGGTAACACAACTGCTGCCACCGGCAAAGGTTTTGCTATCGGCTCTGCCGCTCTGACCGGATTGGCTCTGTTAGCATCCTATGTAGAAGAAATCCGTATCGGATTAACCCGGTTGGGGCAGACCATTCTGGAATTACCAAACGGCATTACCGTAGATGTTCATAACGCCAGTTTCACTGACTACATGCTTTATTACGATGTAACCCTGATGAACCCTAAAGTGCTAAGCGGCATGTTTTTGGGCAGTATGATGGCATTCCTGTTCTGCGGTCTGACCATGAATGCAGTGGGTCGTGCAGCAGCCCACATGGTAGAGGAAGTACGCCGCCAGTTCCGTGAAATAAAAGGAATTCTGACTGGAGAAGCCGAACCCGACTATGCCCGTTGTGTACAAATCTCCACCAAAGGAGCACAACGTGAAATGGTATTCCCGTCTCTATTGGCTATCATCGCTCCGGTTGCTACAGGATTAGTGTTTGGAGTTCCCGGAGTCATCGGTCTGCTGATTGGTGGGTTGTCCTCCGGTTTCGTGCTTGCCATTTTCATGGCCAATGCAGGAGGCGCATGGGATAACGCCAAGAAATATGTAGAAGAAGGCAATTTCGGCGGTAAAGGAAGTGAAGTTCACAAAGCAACGGTTACCGGTGACACGGTAGGTGACCCGTTTAAAGATACATCCGGTCCCAGTTTGAACATTTTGATTAAACTGATGAGTATGGTTGCCATTGTAATGGCCGGACTGACAGTTGCTTGGAGTTTGTTCTAA
- a CDS encoding ACT domain-containing protein, giving the protein MTIKQLSVFLENKTGRINDVTKTLAKYDINMHAFSMAESTDFGILRLIVSDVEKAVEVLRAENFAVMLTDVVCISCPNVAGSLAKVLDYLAAENIFIEYMYAFAQGDTAHVVIRPSNVERCMEILNKLNCNVLTKNSL; this is encoded by the coding sequence ATGACAATTAAGCAATTATCTGTTTTCCTGGAAAACAAGACCGGAAGGATAAATGACGTAACCAAGACATTGGCAAAGTATGATATCAATATGCATGCGTTCAGCATGGCGGAATCTACTGATTTTGGTATTCTTCGTTTGATTGTATCGGATGTGGAAAAAGCGGTGGAAGTACTTCGTGCCGAGAATTTTGCCGTGATGCTGACCGATGTGGTATGTATCAGTTGCCCGAATGTGGCTGGTTCTTTGGCTAAAGTTTTGGACTATCTGGCAGCAGAGAATATCTTTATTGAATATATGTATGCTTTTGCTCAGGGAGATACGGCACATGTGGTTATCCGTCCGTCTAATGTGGAGCGATGCATGGAAATCTTGAACAAACTCAATTGTAATGTTTTGACTAAAAATAGTTTGTGA
- a CDS encoding YgiQ family radical SAM protein: MKEYKLTDWLPTTKKEVEMRGWKELDVILFSGDAYVDHPSFGPAVIGRLLEAQGLKVAIVPQPNWRDDLRDFKKLGRPRLFFGVSAGCMDSMVNKYTANKRLRSEDAYTPDGRHDMRPEYPSIVYTQILKKIYPDVPVILGGIEASLRRVSHYDYWQDCLRKSILIDSGADLLIYGMGEKPITELCKRMKTLADAIGQPHESAPAESLPIPHDILQTAYITRKGEPMCPSDDTQEKPDIVLHSHETCLKDKKKQAENFRFIEEESNKYEASRILQDVGNKTVVVNPPYPPMTQGELDRSFDLPYTRMPHPKYKGKRIPAFDMIKFSVNLHRGCFGGCAFCTISAHQGKFIVSRSKESILKEVKAITEMPDFKGYLSDLGGPSANMYAMRGKEEKICRRCKRPSCIHPKVCPNLNTDHRPLLDIYHSVDALPGIKKSFIGSGVRYDLLQYQSKDPAVNRSTAEYTRELIANHVSGRLKVAPEHTSDSVLQIMRKPSFSQFYDFKKTFDKINKELNMRQQIIPYFISSHPGCTEEDMAELAVITKKLDFHLEQVQDFTPTPMTVATEAWYTGYHPYTLQPVFSAKSQKEKLAQRMFFFWYKPEERRAIINELRKIGRADLIDKLYSK, translated from the coding sequence TTGAAAGAATACAAACTTACAGACTGGTTGCCGACAACCAAGAAAGAAGTGGAAATGCGTGGGTGGAAAGAACTGGACGTTATCTTGTTCAGCGGTGACGCCTATGTAGATCATCCTTCATTCGGTCCGGCAGTGATTGGAAGATTATTAGAGGCACAAGGCTTAAAAGTAGCTATTGTGCCTCAACCTAACTGGCGTGACGACCTGCGCGACTTTAAGAAGCTGGGACGTCCACGCCTCTTTTTCGGTGTGTCCGCCGGATGCATGGACAGCATGGTAAACAAATACACTGCCAACAAGCGTTTGCGCAGCGAGGATGCTTATACTCCCGACGGCCGCCACGACATGCGTCCCGAATACCCCAGCATCGTTTATACACAGATTTTAAAAAAAATCTATCCCGATGTACCTGTCATTTTGGGAGGTATAGAAGCATCTTTGCGTCGTGTCAGTCATTACGACTATTGGCAAGACTGTCTGCGTAAATCAATCCTGATAGATTCAGGAGCCGATTTATTGATCTATGGAATGGGCGAGAAGCCGATTACGGAACTTTGCAAGAGAATGAAGACATTGGCGGACGCCATCGGACAGCCCCATGAATCCGCTCCTGCAGAAAGTCTTCCGATTCCACATGATATTTTGCAAACAGCCTACATAACCCGTAAGGGAGAACCCATGTGTCCGTCTGATGACACTCAGGAAAAGCCCGATATCGTGCTTCATTCTCATGAAACATGCCTGAAAGATAAAAAGAAACAAGCCGAAAACTTCCGCTTCATTGAAGAGGAAAGCAATAAATACGAAGCCTCCCGCATCTTGCAAGATGTAGGTAACAAAACGGTAGTAGTCAATCCGCCTTATCCTCCAATGACACAAGGAGAGCTGGATCGTTCTTTTGATTTGCCGTATACGCGTATGCCTCATCCCAAGTATAAGGGAAAACGTATCCCGGCGTTTGATATGATTAAATTCTCAGTTAATCTGCACCGTGGTTGTTTTGGAGGATGTGCCTTCTGTACCATTTCCGCCCATCAGGGAAAATTCATTGTAAGCCGAAGCAAGGAAAGTATCTTGAAAGAGGTGAAAGCCATAACAGAAATGCCAGACTTCAAAGGCTATCTGAGCGACTTGGGAGGGCCTAGCGCCAACATGTACGCTATGCGCGGTAAAGAAGAGAAAATATGCCGCCGCTGCAAACGCCCGTCATGTATCCATCCCAAAGTATGTCCCAATTTGAACACGGATCACCGTCCTTTATTGGATATTTACCATTCGGTAGACGCACTTCCCGGTATCAAGAAAAGCTTTATCGGAAGCGGTGTACGCTATGACCTGTTACAATATCAGAGTAAGGATCCGGCAGTAAACCGCAGTACGGCTGAATATACCCGCGAACTGATAGCCAATCATGTCAGCGGGCGTTTGAAAGTGGCTCCGGAACACACCAGCGACTCAGTGCTGCAAATCATGAGGAAACCTTCGTTTTCGCAATTTTATGACTTCAAAAAGACTTTCGACAAAATAAATAAGGAATTGAATATGCGACAGCAGATTATACCTTATTTTATAAGCAGCCATCCAGGATGTACGGAAGAAGATATGGCAGAACTGGCAGTGATCACCAAGAAATTGGATTTCCATCTGGAACAGGTGCAGGATTTCACCCCTACCCCAATGACTGTAGCTACTGAAGCCTGGTACACAGGTTATCATCCATATACGTTACAACCGGTTTTCTCTGCCAAATCACAAAAAGAGAAACTGGCTCAACGGATGTTCTTTTTTTGGTATAAACCCGAAGAACGGCGTGCCATCATCAACGAATTGCGTAAAATAGGACGCGCTGATTTGATAGACAAGCTGTATAGCAAATAA
- a CDS encoding xanthan lyase: MKKIFLSFLLVMVGISHTLAQGLDANVEQRLKDFFTQYETSYANIGKCKLGRYEVNHNQKKLDVYASSSFGYQPFTPENTEAIYRLLKQSLPGPVNYYDITIYADGKSIEDLVPNYLRKKQDKSRLWQRTDYKGNPWVKNNSRPFTASKGLEGRHIALWQSHGKYYKNDKGCWEWQRPRLFCTTEDLFTQSFVIPYIIPMLENAGAIVYTPRERDWQRNEVIVDNDIHPQGCIYQEIKSRKGKWKTAPTPAFAQKRLIYRDGQNPFEEGTARFASTEKKPEKAFAQWIPRIPETGKYAVYVTYQTLPGSVSDAKYLVFHKGGVTEFLVNQQIGGGTWVYLGTFEFDKGTNDYGMVVLSNESRQKGVVCADAVRFGGGMGNILRGGKTSGLPRYLEGARYAAQWSGFPYPVYSPSESKNDYTDDINARSRIINYLSGNSVYNPKEKGLGVPFEMTLGVHSDAGFSKEDDLVGTLGIYTTDYNNGELNAGISRYASRDLADMVLTGLQRDISAQFGIRWQRRSLWNRNYSETRLPAVPSMILELLSHQNFADLKLGHDPRFKFTVGRSVYKSVLKYLSTMHGTDYVVQPLPVSNFAIHPGSRKNTFRLTWQAVDDPLEPTAKAQQYIVYTRLGHGGFDNGTLVRGTEYIFEAEPGLVYSFKVTAVNKGGESFPSEILSAYQAKKSKGTILIVNGFDRLSGPATVESPFLQGFDLNTDPGIPYINTPAFCGTQQSFDRSRIGRETKDGLGYSGSELEGRLIAGNTFDYPFIHGKAIQATGGYSFVSCSDEAVENGFVRLADYPIADLIFGADRRPFSNTLQQLITSYCQKGGNLILSGSYIGSNMNSPTALNFTENILKYSFGGSMLNSTSGEIYGAGTRFNIPRTINEQTYAVPAPDCLTPVAPAYSAFVYNPGNYSAGIAYKGTYRTFVLGFPFESIQGVKERARVMSAILGFFGSK, from the coding sequence ATGAAAAAGATATTTTTGTCCTTCCTGCTGGTGATGGTAGGAATATCGCACACTTTGGCACAAGGGTTAGACGCTAATGTGGAACAACGTCTAAAAGATTTCTTCACCCAATATGAAACATCTTACGCCAACATAGGCAAGTGCAAGTTAGGCCGTTATGAAGTCAATCATAACCAAAAGAAACTGGACGTATATGCCAGTTCCAGCTTCGGCTACCAACCGTTCACACCCGAAAACACGGAAGCCATCTACCGGTTACTCAAACAAAGCTTACCCGGCCCTGTAAATTATTACGATATAACCATTTATGCCGATGGAAAATCCATCGAAGACCTGGTTCCCAACTATCTGAGAAAGAAACAGGACAAAAGCCGCTTATGGCAACGGACAGATTATAAAGGTAATCCATGGGTAAAAAATAATTCCCGCCCCTTTACTGCCAGCAAAGGATTAGAAGGCAGACACATCGCCCTTTGGCAAAGCCACGGAAAATATTATAAGAATGACAAAGGATGTTGGGAATGGCAACGTCCACGCTTGTTCTGTACCACAGAGGATTTGTTCACCCAATCATTCGTCATACCTTATATTATACCCATGCTGGAAAATGCAGGAGCCATAGTGTATACTCCCCGTGAACGTGACTGGCAGCGCAATGAAGTGATTGTGGATAATGACATTCATCCCCAAGGTTGCATCTATCAGGAGATAAAAAGCCGGAAAGGTAAATGGAAAACCGCCCCCACCCCGGCATTCGCTCAAAAACGGTTGATTTACAGGGACGGACAAAATCCTTTTGAAGAAGGTACAGCCCGCTTTGCCTCCACCGAGAAAAAACCGGAAAAAGCCTTTGCACAATGGATTCCCCGTATTCCCGAAACAGGAAAATATGCCGTCTATGTGACTTATCAGACTTTACCCGGAAGTGTGAGTGACGCCAAATATCTGGTTTTCCATAAAGGGGGTGTCACTGAATTTCTAGTCAATCAACAAATAGGGGGAGGCACCTGGGTTTACCTGGGCACTTTCGAGTTTGATAAAGGGACCAACGATTACGGCATGGTGGTATTAAGTAATGAGAGTAGACAAAAAGGAGTGGTATGCGCCGATGCTGTCCGTTTTGGCGGAGGAATGGGAAACATATTGCGCGGTGGAAAAACCAGCGGCCTGCCCCGCTACCTGGAAGGGGCACGCTACGCCGCACAATGGTCGGGCTTTCCCTATCCGGTTTACAGTCCCAGTGAAAGTAAGAATGACTATACCGACGATATAAACGCCCGCAGCCGGATAATCAATTATCTCAGCGGAAATTCTGTGTACAATCCAAAGGAGAAGGGATTGGGCGTTCCTTTTGAAATGACCTTGGGAGTGCACAGCGATGCAGGTTTTTCCAAAGAAGATGATTTAGTAGGCACGCTGGGTATTTATACCACCGATTATAATAACGGTGAACTGAATGCCGGCATCTCCCGTTATGCTTCCCGTGATTTGGCAGATATGGTCTTGACCGGCCTGCAACGGGATATCTCCGCCCAATTCGGTATCCGGTGGCAACGTCGCAGCCTGTGGAACCGCAATTACAGCGAAACTCGTCTGCCTGCCGTTCCCTCGATGATTCTGGAACTCCTCTCCCATCAGAACTTTGCCGATTTGAAACTAGGACACGATCCGCGTTTCAAGTTTACCGTAGGGCGTTCTGTTTACAAATCTGTACTAAAATATCTGAGTACCATGCATGGAACGGATTATGTAGTCCAACCTTTACCGGTAAGTAATTTTGCCATTCATCCCGGAAGCAGAAAAAACACCTTCCGACTAACTTGGCAAGCGGTAGACGATCCGTTGGAACCGACTGCCAAAGCACAACAATACATCGTCTACACCCGCCTGGGACATGGTGGATTTGATAATGGAACGTTAGTACGCGGTACTGAATATATCTTCGAAGCCGAACCGGGACTGGTATATAGTTTTAAAGTTACCGCAGTCAACAAGGGGGGAGAAAGTTTTCCTTCCGAAATCCTGTCAGCCTATCAGGCAAAGAAAAGCAAAGGAACAATCTTGATAGTCAATGGATTCGACCGTCTGAGCGGACCTGCTACCGTAGAATCTCCTTTCTTGCAAGGCTTTGATTTGAATACGGATCCGGGGATACCTTATATAAATACGCCCGCCTTCTGCGGAACGCAACAAAGCTTCGACCGTAGCCGCATAGGGCGGGAAACCAAAGACGGGCTGGGGTATAGCGGCAGCGAGCTGGAAGGAAGGTTGATAGCCGGAAATACTTTCGACTATCCGTTCATTCATGGTAAAGCTATCCAGGCAACCGGAGGGTACTCTTTTGTGTCGTGTAGTGATGAAGCCGTTGAAAATGGTTTTGTCCGGCTGGCAGATTACCCCATTGCAGACCTGATATTCGGAGCCGACAGACGTCCCTTCTCCAACACCCTACAGCAGCTGATCACCTCCTACTGCCAAAAAGGCGGCAACCTGATACTCAGCGGTTCATATATAGGAAGTAACATGAACAGTCCCACAGCACTGAACTTCACCGAAAACATATTGAAATATAGTTTCGGAGGCAGTATGCTCAACTCCACTTCGGGAGAAATATACGGAGCCGGCACCCGTTTCAATATCCCCCGTACCATCAATGAACAAACCTATGCCGTACCCGCTCCCGACTGTCTGACTCCGGTGGCTCCGGCTTACTCTGCTTTCGTTTACAATCCGGGAAATTATAGTGCCGGCATTGCCTACAAAGGTACTTATCGTACCTTCGTTCTAGGCTTCCCTTTTGAAAGCATTCAAGGAGTGAAGGAAAGAGCACGGGTAATGAGTGCTATTCTGGGCTTCTTCGGCAGCAAGTGA